Proteins encoded together in one Juglans regia cultivar Chandler chromosome 9, Walnut 2.0, whole genome shotgun sequence window:
- the LOC108983698 gene encoding uncharacterized protein LOC108983698 isoform X2, translating to MEMAREHDWIIRIRRTKFSIGGELMNTLNVELHKAVKNLSAELDAKDVHFLMELIQNAEDEEYMMDPSLELVITWEGMMITPTGTPPMLIFNNDEVLSSENMIDSICSFGRPIKKVGKRKRVYIGEKDSDGVLLSDKLGVFMDYDFQLKDLSERKIGTVRTTSHESVKKEGESMVLDVAHELMNQVNPKDVLIRKGLAGLILGFLADPMLKMEADHESRHEAMKRLLNTTFMEIVELKVSQMIGWDRSEAASSMLFAQKSDKSSGYYKKIIEYATYFSQALISEGLLWENNDHDIGELSELIKLCFVLEFNEEAVRFLMKSRNLQIFVEDEEFLASLFP from the exons ATGGAAATGGCGAGAGAACATGACTGGATTATACGGATACGTAGAACAAAATTTTCAATCGGAGGGGAACTGATGAACACTTTGAACGTGGAACTTCACAAGGCTGTCAAGAATCTCTCTGCTGAACTTGACGCCAAGGATGTCCACTTTCTCATGGAACTCATTCAG AATGCGGAAGATGAGGAATACATGATGGATCCATCGCTGGAGTTGGTTATTACTTGGGAGGGCATGATGATCACGCCCACGGGAACTCCTCCAATGCTTATTTTCAACAACGACGAAGTTCTTTCTTCTGAAAACATGATAGACTCCATTTGCAGTTTTGGTCGGCCCATCAAGAAAGTAGGAAAGAGGAAACGCGTTTATATTGGGGAGAAAG ATTCAGATGGAGTTTTGCTGTCCGACAAGCTTGGTGTTTTCATGGACTATGATTTTCAGCTGAAGGATCTTTCTGAACG GAAGATCGGTACTGTCCGAACTACATCTCACGAATCAGTGAAGAAGGAAGGAGAGTCCATGGTACTGGATGTTGCTCATGAACTCATGAATCAGGTGAATCCAAAGGATGTTTTGATTAGGAAAGGGTTAGCTGGGCTCATCCTCGGTTTTCTAGCAGATCCTATGTTGAAGATGGAAGCAGATCATGAGAGCCGACATGAAGCCATGAAAAGGCTTCTGAATACGACTTTCATGGAAATTGTCGAATTGAAAGTAAGCCAAATGATAGGTTGGGATAGATCAGAGGCCGCAAGCTCAATGCTTTTCGCGCAAAAGTCGGATAAATCCAGTggatattataagaaaataattgagtATGCTACATATTTCTCCCAAGCATTAATATCGGAGGGTTTGTTATGGGAAAACAACGATCATGATATTGGTGAACTCTCTGAGCTGATAAAGTTGTGCTTCGTACTTGAATTTAACGAGGAAGCAGTGAGATTTCTGATGAAGTCCAGGAACTTGCAGATTTTCGTGGAGGACGAGGAGTTCCTCGCTTCACTCTTTCcttaa
- the LOC108983698 gene encoding uncharacterized protein LOC108983698 isoform X1 encodes MEMAREHDWIIRIRRTKFSIGGELMNTLNVELHKAVKNLSAELDAKDVHFLMELIQNAEDEEYMMDPSLELVITWEGMMITPTGTPPMLIFNNDEVLSSENMIDSICSFGRPIKKVGKRKRVYIGEKAAKCGRYNLLQTFWSTKIQRTLNDRLVTLPVGSDSDGVLLSDKLGVFMDYDFQLKDLSERKIGTVRTTSHESVKKEGESMVLDVAHELMNQVNPKDVLIRKGLAGLILGFLADPMLKMEADHESRHEAMKRLLNTTFMEIVELKVSQMIGWDRSEAASSMLFAQKSDKSSGYYKKIIEYATYFSQALISEGLLWENNDHDIGELSELIKLCFVLEFNEEAVRFLMKSRNLQIFVEDEEFLASLFP; translated from the exons ATGGAAATGGCGAGAGAACATGACTGGATTATACGGATACGTAGAACAAAATTTTCAATCGGAGGGGAACTGATGAACACTTTGAACGTGGAACTTCACAAGGCTGTCAAGAATCTCTCTGCTGAACTTGACGCCAAGGATGTCCACTTTCTCATGGAACTCATTCAG AATGCGGAAGATGAGGAATACATGATGGATCCATCGCTGGAGTTGGTTATTACTTGGGAGGGCATGATGATCACGCCCACGGGAACTCCTCCAATGCTTATTTTCAACAACGACGAAGTTCTTTCTTCTGAAAACATGATAGACTCCATTTGCAGTTTTGGTCGGCCCATCAAGAAAGTAGGAAAGAGGAAACGCGTTTATATTGGGGAGAAAG CTGCTAAATGTGGGAGATATAACCTTCTGCAAACGTTCTGGAGCACAAAGATTCAGAGAACTCTCAACGATAGATTAGTGACATTACCTGTTGGTTCAGATTCAGATGGAGTTTTGCTGTCCGACAAGCTTGGTGTTTTCATGGACTATGATTTTCAGCTGAAGGATCTTTCTGAACG GAAGATCGGTACTGTCCGAACTACATCTCACGAATCAGTGAAGAAGGAAGGAGAGTCCATGGTACTGGATGTTGCTCATGAACTCATGAATCAGGTGAATCCAAAGGATGTTTTGATTAGGAAAGGGTTAGCTGGGCTCATCCTCGGTTTTCTAGCAGATCCTATGTTGAAGATGGAAGCAGATCATGAGAGCCGACATGAAGCCATGAAAAGGCTTCTGAATACGACTTTCATGGAAATTGTCGAATTGAAAGTAAGCCAAATGATAGGTTGGGATAGATCAGAGGCCGCAAGCTCAATGCTTTTCGCGCAAAAGTCGGATAAATCCAGTggatattataagaaaataattgagtATGCTACATATTTCTCCCAAGCATTAATATCGGAGGGTTTGTTATGGGAAAACAACGATCATGATATTGGTGAACTCTCTGAGCTGATAAAGTTGTGCTTCGTACTTGAATTTAACGAGGAAGCAGTGAGATTTCTGATGAAGTCCAGGAACTTGCAGATTTTCGTGGAGGACGAGGAGTTCCTCGCTTCACTCTTTCcttaa